One Cervus elaphus chromosome 28, mCerEla1.1, whole genome shotgun sequence DNA segment encodes these proteins:
- the POU3F2 gene encoding POU domain, class 3, transcription factor 2, producing the protein MATAASNHYSLLTSSASIVHTEPPGGMQQGAGGYREAQSLVQGDYGALQSNGHPLSHAHQWITALSHGGGGGGGGGGGGGGGGGGGGGGGDGSPWSTSPLGQPDIKPSVVVQQGGRGDELHGPGTLQQQQPPQPPQQQQQQPRPPHLVHHAANHHPGPGAWRSAAAAAHLPPSMGASNGGLLYSQPSFTVNGMLGAGGQPAGLHHHGLRDAHDEPHHADHHPHPHSHAHQQPPPPPPPQGPPGHPGAHHDPHSDEDTPTSDDLEQFAKQFKQRRIKLGFTQADVGLALGTLYGNVFSQTTICRFEALQLSFKNMCKLKPLLNKWLEEADSSSGSPTSIDKIAAQGRKRKKRTSIEVSVKGALESHFLKCPKPSAQEITSLADSLQLEKEVVRVWFCNRRQKEKRMTPPGGTLPGAEDVYGGSRDTPPHHGVQTPVQ; encoded by the coding sequence ATGGCGACCGCAGCGTCTAACCACTACAGCCTGCTCACCTCCAGCGCCTCCATCGTGCACACCGAGCCGCCGGGCGGCATGCAGCAGGGCGCGGGGGGCTACCGCGAGGCGCAGAGCCTGGTGCAGGGCGACTACGGCGCGCTGCAGAGCAACGGGCACCCGCTCAGCCACGCTCACCAGTGGATCACCGCGCTGTcccacggcggcggcggcgggggcggcggcggcggaggcggcggcgggggcgggggcggcggcgggggcggcggcgacGGCTCGCCCTGGTCCACCAGCCCCCTGGGCCAGCCGGACATCAAGCCCTCGGTGGTGGTGCAGCAGGGCGGCCGCGGCGACGAGCTGCACGGCCCGGGCaccctgcagcagcagcagccgccgcagccgccgcagcagcagcagcagcagccgcggCCGCCGCATCTGGTGCACCACGCCGCCAACCACCACCCGGGGCCCGGGGCATGGCGGAGCGCGGCGGCTGCGGCGCACCTCCCGCCCTCCATGGGGGCGTCCAACGGCGGTTTGCTCTACTCGCAGCCCAGCTTCACCGTGAACGGCATGCTGGGCGCCGGCGGGCAGCCGGCAGGGCTGCACCACCACGGCCTGCGGGACGCGCACGACGAGCCGCACCACGCGGACCACCACCCGCACCCGCACTCGCACGCGCACCAgcagccgccgcccccgccgcccccgcagGGCCCGCCCGGCCACCCGGGCGCGCACCACGACCCGCACTCGGATGAGGACACGCCGACCTCGGATGACCTGGAGCAGTTCGCCAAGCAGTTCAAGCAGCGGCGGATCAAACTGGGATTTACCCAAGCGGACGTGGGGCTGGCGCTGGGCACCCTCTACGGCAACGTGTTCTCGCAGACCACCATCTGCAGGTTTGAGGCCCTGCAGCTGAGCTTCAAGAACATGTGCAAGCTGAAGCCTTTGTTGAACAAGTGGTTGGAGGAGGCGGACTCGTCCTCGGGCAGCCCCACGAGCATAGACAAGATCGCAGCGCAGGGGCGCAAGAGGAAAAAGCGGACCTCCATCGAGGTGAGCGTCAAGGGGGCTCTGGAGAGCCATTTCCTCAAATGCCCCAAGCCCTCGGCCCAGGAGATCACCTCCCTCGCGGACAGCTTAcagctggagaaggaggtggtgaGAGTTTGGTTTTGTaacaggagacagaaagagaaaaggatgacCCCTCCCGGAGGGACTCTGCCGGGCGCCGAGGATGTGTACGGGGGGAGTAGGGACACGCCACCACACCATGGGGTGCAGACGCCCGTCCAGTGA